A region from the Benincasa hispida cultivar B227 chromosome 12, ASM972705v1, whole genome shotgun sequence genome encodes:
- the LOC120068100 gene encoding zinc finger CCCH domain-containing protein 15-like isoform X2 has protein sequence MHKSTTSASNTIAAATTMSSSSQLKSQLQANDVYASLYNSPIFAPKQSVPVSLPLTLYGDSTHADSISSSKSISNHLYQTRVVQDHQEMVNRHSLCLTHLREATEEADALRQENIHLRTINHELSKHLSLLIHASVQKQYGSSDQAPPFNFMEGFRGLSVAEKGASSSAWDDISDESPTSVMEGGRVEGVEVERFSLPKSISVRSNGYLKMAQAGTSHGGKVRASSRPRTASPVKVTKVYVQGVKEEEKPLELEVYNQGMFKTELCNKWQETGSCPYGDHCQFAHGIEELRPVIRHPRYKTEVCRMVLAGVVCPYGHRCHFRHALTDQERLMGTLKPTCRTTTPKLDR, from the exons ATGCACAAAAGCACCACTTCTGCGTCGAATACTATTGCTGCTGCGACTACTATGTCATCGTCGTCGCAGCTCAAGTCGCAGCTTCAAGCAAACGATGTTTATGCTTCCCTCTATAATTCACCAATCTTTGCTCCAAAGCAATCCGTGCCGGTATCTCTTCCATTGACTCTCTATGGTGACTCGACTCACGCGGATTCAATCTCCTCTTCAAAATCGATAAGCAACCACCTCTATCAAACCCGCGTGGTACAAGATCACCAGGAAATGGTCAATCGCCATAGTCTCTGCCTTACTCATCTTCGGGAAGCAACCGAAGAAGCTGATGCTCTTCGACAAGAGAATATCCACCTCAGAACTATTAATCACGAGCTTAGCAAACACCTCAGCCTCCTGATCCACGCTTCGGTTCAGAAACAGTATGGCTCCTCTGATCAAGCTCCTCCGTTTAATTTTATGGAAGGATTCCGCGGACTCAGTGTAGCAGAGAAGGGAGCAAGCAGTTCGGCATGGGATGATATTTCCGATGAGAGTCCGACGAGCGTAATGGAGGGTGGAAGAGTAGAGGGCGTTGAGGTGGAGAGGTTTTCGCTCCCTAAGAGCATCTCCGTGAGGTCTAATGGATACTTGAAGATGGCACAAGCCGGCACCAGCCACGGCGGAAAGGTCCGCGCCTCATCTCGGCCCAGAACTGCAAGTCCCGTCAAAGTTACG AAGGTGTATGTGCAAGGAGTGAAAGAAGAGGAAAAGCCACTGGAACTGGAGGTGTACAACCAGGGCATGTTCAAAACCGAGCTCTGCAACAAATGGCAGGAAACAGGCAGCTGCCCCTATGGAGACCATTGCCAATTCGCCCATGGAATAGAGGAGCTCCGC CCTGTGATCCGCCACCCTCGCTACAAGACAGAGGTCTGCCGGATGGTCCTCGCCGGAGTCGTCTGCCCTTACGGTCACCGCTGCCACTTTCGCCATGCACTCACTGACCAGGAAAGGCTCATGGGAACACTCAAGCCCACCTGCAGAACCACCACCCCTAAGCTCGACAGGTGA
- the LOC120068100 gene encoding zinc finger CCCH domain-containing protein 15-like isoform X1 has protein sequence MHKSTTSASNTIAAATTMSSSSQLKSQLQANDVYASLYNSPIFAPKQSVPVSLPLTLYGDSTHADSISSSKSISNHLYQTRVVQDHQEMVNRHSLCLTHLREATEEADALRQENIHLRTINHELSKHLSLLIHASVQKQYGSSDQAPPFNFMEGFRGLSVAEKGASSSAWDDISDESPTSVMEGGRVEGVEVERFSLPKSISVRSNGYLKMAQAGTSHGGKVRASSRPRTASPVKVTQKVYVQGVKEEEKPLELEVYNQGMFKTELCNKWQETGSCPYGDHCQFAHGIEELRPVIRHPRYKTEVCRMVLAGVVCPYGHRCHFRHALTDQERLMGTLKPTCRTTTPKLDR, from the exons ATGCACAAAAGCACCACTTCTGCGTCGAATACTATTGCTGCTGCGACTACTATGTCATCGTCGTCGCAGCTCAAGTCGCAGCTTCAAGCAAACGATGTTTATGCTTCCCTCTATAATTCACCAATCTTTGCTCCAAAGCAATCCGTGCCGGTATCTCTTCCATTGACTCTCTATGGTGACTCGACTCACGCGGATTCAATCTCCTCTTCAAAATCGATAAGCAACCACCTCTATCAAACCCGCGTGGTACAAGATCACCAGGAAATGGTCAATCGCCATAGTCTCTGCCTTACTCATCTTCGGGAAGCAACCGAAGAAGCTGATGCTCTTCGACAAGAGAATATCCACCTCAGAACTATTAATCACGAGCTTAGCAAACACCTCAGCCTCCTGATCCACGCTTCGGTTCAGAAACAGTATGGCTCCTCTGATCAAGCTCCTCCGTTTAATTTTATGGAAGGATTCCGCGGACTCAGTGTAGCAGAGAAGGGAGCAAGCAGTTCGGCATGGGATGATATTTCCGATGAGAGTCCGACGAGCGTAATGGAGGGTGGAAGAGTAGAGGGCGTTGAGGTGGAGAGGTTTTCGCTCCCTAAGAGCATCTCCGTGAGGTCTAATGGATACTTGAAGATGGCACAAGCCGGCACCAGCCACGGCGGAAAGGTCCGCGCCTCATCTCGGCCCAGAACTGCAAGTCCCGTCAAAGTTACG CAGAAGGTGTATGTGCAAGGAGTGAAAGAAGAGGAAAAGCCACTGGAACTGGAGGTGTACAACCAGGGCATGTTCAAAACCGAGCTCTGCAACAAATGGCAGGAAACAGGCAGCTGCCCCTATGGAGACCATTGCCAATTCGCCCATGGAATAGAGGAGCTCCGC CCTGTGATCCGCCACCCTCGCTACAAGACAGAGGTCTGCCGGATGGTCCTCGCCGGAGTCGTCTGCCCTTACGGTCACCGCTGCCACTTTCGCCATGCACTCACTGACCAGGAAAGGCTCATGGGAACACTCAAGCCCACCTGCAGAACCACCACCCCTAAGCTCGACAGGTGA